The following coding sequences are from one Rutidosis leptorrhynchoides isolate AG116_Rl617_1_P2 chromosome 11, CSIRO_AGI_Rlap_v1, whole genome shotgun sequence window:
- the LOC139875311 gene encoding secreted RxLR effector protein 161-like: protein MATPMATNVKLTLAGEGEPFDSTKYRGMIGSLLYLMASRPDIMFSVCLCARFQENPKTSHVEAVKRIFKYLKGTMHLGLWYPKFTGVDIICFADSDHGGSMIDRKSTSGVCAFVGLCLTSWFSKKQTSVALSTIEAEYVAMGRACAQVLWMKQTFLDYGIISS from the coding sequence ATGGCGACTCCTATGGCAACAAATGTGAAACTTACTTTAGCAGGAGAAGGAGAACCGTTCGATAGCACTAAATATAGGGGAATGATTGGATCCCTTCTATATTTAATGGCAAGTCGACCTGATATCATGTTTAGTGTGTGCTTGTGTGCAAGATTTCAAGAAAATCCAAAGACATCACACGTTGAGGCCGTCAAAAGAATCTTTAAATACTTAAAGGGGACAATGCATCTTGGGTTATGGTATCCAAAGTTCACCGGAGTTGATATTATATGCTTTGCGGACTCCGATCATGGAGGATCAAtgattgatagaaagagcacaagtGGAGTATGCGCATTCGTAGGTCTTTGCTTAACATCATGGTTCTCGAAGAAACAAACGTCCGTTGCATTGTCTactatcgaagccgaatatgtagcTATGGGAAGAGCATGCGCACAAGTGTTATGGATGAAGCAAACCTTCCTTGATTACGGTATCATCTCATCCTAA